In the Grimontia kaedaensis genome, one interval contains:
- the mukE gene encoding chromosome partition protein MukE translates to MSSINIEEFMPEELAKAIANPLFPALDSALRAGRHIASEDLDNHAYLIEFENPLQHFYQRYNAELVRAPEGFFYLRPRSTSLIGRAVLSELDMLVGKVLCFLYLSPERLAQEGIFSTQELFDELLTLADEKKLMKLVTLRASGSDLDREKLLDKVKTSLRRLRRLGMIVPIGENGKFRVSEATFRFGADVRAGDDIREAQLRLIRDGEAVIHTQEHAQSSLLKDEEHDEEREDDEQEVQA, encoded by the coding sequence ATGTCATCGATAAATATTGAAGAATTTATGCCGGAAGAATTGGCGAAAGCGATTGCCAATCCTTTATTCCCGGCTTTGGATAGTGCGCTGCGTGCTGGCCGCCATATTGCCAGCGAAGATCTGGACAATCATGCTTACCTGATTGAATTCGAAAACCCGTTGCAGCACTTCTACCAGCGTTATAACGCGGAGTTGGTGCGTGCGCCGGAAGGCTTTTTCTATCTGCGTCCTCGTTCAACCTCACTGATCGGACGCGCAGTGTTGTCCGAACTCGACATGCTGGTAGGTAAGGTCCTTTGTTTCCTTTACCTGAGCCCAGAGCGTCTGGCACAGGAAGGTATTTTCTCCACTCAGGAACTGTTCGACGAGCTGCTGACACTGGCAGATGAGAAAAAACTGATGAAGCTGGTGACACTGCGTGCATCTGGCTCTGATCTGGACCGTGAAAAACTGCTCGACAAAGTGAAGACCTCGCTGCGTCGTCTTCGCCGCTTGGGCATGATTGTGCCAATCGGTGAGAACGGCAAATTCCGTGTGAGCGAAGCGACATTCCGCTTCGGTGCTGATGTGCGTGCAGGAGATGATATCCGTGAAGCACAGCTGCGTCTGATCCGTGATGGCGAAGCTGTCATCCACACCCAAGAGCACGCTCAATCAAGCCTGTTGAAAGATGAAGAACACGACGAAGAGCGTGAAGATGATGAGCAGGAGGTTCAGGCATGA
- the mukF gene encoding chromosome partition protein MukF: MSEFSQTVPELVGWVKTNDFSLNLPPERLAFLLAVAVLSSERYEEELGEGELIDAFRIVSDQFDQANETIAFRANNAINDLVRSRLLSRFTSEMTDGASIYRLTPLALGISDYYARHREYSSLKLSIQLSMVADEIDKALTAAAEDGDADFWRKNVYGVLKYSVAEIFDRIDLNQRTMDEQQQKVKEDIAALLNQDWQAAIANCEQLLNETSSTLRELQDTLQSAGDQLQTQLLNIQEQVHGRDDLDFVDAMIYNLQMKLDRIVNWGQQAIDLWIGYDRHVHKFIRNAIDMDKNRAFSQRLRQSVTEYFDNPWFLTFANAERLRDMRDEALVLRDDEVTGEMPAEVEFEELTLVNDQLSDQISDMLSRHRTTGEGIDLGVVLKNYLAQHPQARHFDLARIVINQAVRLGYSQSDLSAIQPDWQAINDYGAKVQANVIDKY, encoded by the coding sequence ATGAGCGAATTCTCTCAGACTGTTCCTGAGTTGGTTGGTTGGGTGAAAACGAACGACTTCTCCCTCAATCTGCCGCCGGAACGGCTGGCATTTCTCCTTGCCGTTGCTGTACTCAGCAGCGAGCGCTATGAGGAGGAGCTAGGGGAAGGGGAGCTGATTGATGCATTCCGTATCGTCAGTGACCAATTCGATCAAGCTAACGAAACCATCGCGTTTCGTGCGAACAATGCCATCAACGACTTGGTACGCAGCCGCCTGCTAAGCCGTTTCACCAGTGAAATGACGGATGGTGCGAGTATTTACCGACTCACACCGCTGGCACTGGGTATCAGCGATTACTATGCGCGTCACCGCGAATACAGCTCTCTCAAGCTTTCTATCCAACTGTCTATGGTGGCCGATGAGATTGATAAAGCCCTGACTGCTGCCGCAGAAGATGGTGATGCAGATTTCTGGCGTAAGAATGTTTATGGCGTACTGAAGTATTCAGTGGCCGAAATTTTCGATCGTATCGATCTGAACCAGCGCACTATGGATGAACAGCAGCAGAAAGTGAAAGAAGACATTGCTGCGCTGTTAAATCAGGACTGGCAGGCGGCGATTGCCAACTGTGAGCAACTGCTGAACGAAACGTCCAGTACCCTGCGTGAACTTCAGGACACTCTGCAATCAGCGGGTGACCAACTGCAAACCCAGCTTTTGAATATTCAGGAACAGGTTCATGGACGCGACGATTTAGATTTCGTTGATGCCATGATCTATAACCTGCAAATGAAGTTGGACCGCATTGTGAACTGGGGCCAGCAGGCGATTGACCTGTGGATCGGTTACGACCGCCACGTTCACAAGTTTATTCGTAATGCCATCGACATGGACAAGAACCGCGCGTTCAGCCAACGTCTTCGCCAGTCGGTGACAGAATACTTCGATAACCCATGGTTCCTGACTTTTGCCAACGCAGAGCGTCTGCGCGATATGCGTGACGAAGCATTGGTACTTCGTGATGACGAAGTGACAGGCGAAATGCCGGCAGAGGTCGAGTTTGAGGAACTGACACTGGTTAACGACCAATTGAGCGACCAAATCTCTGACATGCTGTCTCGTCACCGTACGACGGGCGAGGGCATAGATTTGGGCGTGGTACTGAAAAACTATCTGGCTCAACACCCACAAGCACGCCACTTCGACTTAGCGCGGATTGTGATCAACCAAGCGGTTCGCCTTGGTTACTCGCAATCTGACTTGAGTGCGATTCAGCCGGACTGGCAGGCAATTAACGATTATGGAGCCAAGGTACAAGCGAATGTCATCGATAAATATTGA
- the cmoM gene encoding tRNA uridine 5-oxyacetic acid(34) methyltransferase CmoM yields the protein MTEDRNFDDIAHKFVKNIYGSGKGEIRQAVVWQDLESILRRLGESSPLDILDAGGGLAQLSQQIAHRGHKVTLCDLSSQMLELAEKDIEEAGLLPQYRFVHAPAQEIAQHVDKPFDLMLFHAVMEWLAEPREALDVVLSQVKPGGIASVMFYNQNGLLFKNLICGNLTHIEEGMPHRKRFKLQPQKGLQPEDVYAWIEEAGFNILGKSGVRTFHDYMKDTRTGEFTFEQVVAMEQKLCRQEPFISLGRYIHVYAQRPLES from the coding sequence GTGACAGAGGATAGAAATTTCGACGACATTGCCCACAAATTTGTTAAAAACATTTATGGCTCGGGCAAGGGAGAAATTCGCCAAGCTGTTGTTTGGCAAGATCTCGAATCAATACTTAGACGCTTGGGTGAATCCAGTCCATTAGACATTTTGGACGCTGGAGGCGGTTTAGCGCAGTTATCGCAACAAATTGCACATCGTGGACACAAAGTCACCTTGTGTGACCTTTCTTCACAGATGCTCGAACTGGCCGAAAAAGATATCGAAGAAGCTGGCCTTCTGCCGCAATATCGCTTCGTGCACGCGCCTGCGCAGGAAATCGCACAGCATGTTGATAAACCGTTCGATTTGATGCTTTTTCATGCGGTGATGGAATGGCTGGCAGAACCACGTGAAGCACTGGATGTCGTACTGTCACAAGTTAAGCCGGGCGGTATTGCTTCGGTCATGTTCTACAACCAAAATGGACTGCTGTTTAAGAATTTAATTTGTGGCAATTTGACCCACATAGAAGAGGGCATGCCGCACAGAAAACGTTTCAAACTCCAGCCTCAAAAAGGTCTTCAGCCGGAAGATGTTTACGCATGGATTGAAGAGGCTGGTTTTAATATTTTGGGGAAAAGCGGTGTCCGCACGTTTCATGACTATATGAAAGACACAAGAACGGGCGAGTTCACCTTTGAACAGGTGGTGGCGATGGAGCAAAAACTCTGCCGTCAGGAACCTTTTATCTCGTTAGGTCGCTACATTCACGTGTACGCACAAAGGCCTCTCGAGTCATAA
- the elyC gene encoding envelope biogenesis factor ElyC, producing the protein MFELKKLISTLLMPLPALLLLGFFGLFLIWFTQRKGFGSFLVFVSLLLMTLVSFQPFTSSLLMKLERQYEPFLPTEEPVDYVMVLGHGHVVDDEIPPTSELSRVALMRLTEGIRIHFMYPTSKLILSGYDGGYEVSHARMLARVAMALGVNKNNILLLETAKDTWEEAFQAASVVGDNNLVLVTSANHMPRAMYEFENAGLNPIPAPTNFMAQKEIHQPWIKYGPRAQYLEQFERYWHENLGQLWQRLRDKVAQQEAVLDGDPVTSPEQNGEAVMEELKELDQAINPDAGNVAPAN; encoded by the coding sequence ATGTTTGAACTAAAAAAACTTATATCAACTTTACTGATGCCCTTGCCTGCGCTACTGCTTCTTGGATTCTTCGGTCTCTTTTTGATCTGGTTTACCCAGCGCAAAGGCTTCGGTTCGTTCCTTGTTTTTGTTTCGCTGCTGTTAATGACTTTGGTTTCTTTTCAACCCTTCACTTCCTCACTTCTCATGAAGCTGGAACGTCAATATGAGCCCTTCCTACCAACAGAAGAGCCTGTCGACTATGTGATGGTATTGGGTCACGGACATGTCGTTGATGATGAGATTCCACCAACGTCAGAATTGTCACGTGTTGCACTGATGCGTCTTACTGAAGGCATCCGAATTCACTTCATGTATCCGACATCAAAATTGATCCTTTCAGGCTATGACGGTGGATATGAAGTTAGCCATGCGCGAATGCTGGCAAGAGTTGCCATGGCACTGGGTGTCAACAAGAACAATATTCTTTTGCTTGAAACGGCAAAAGATACTTGGGAAGAGGCTTTCCAAGCTGCTTCTGTTGTCGGTGACAACAATCTGGTCTTGGTAACGTCGGCAAACCATATGCCGCGTGCAATGTATGAGTTCGAGAATGCAGGCTTGAACCCGATTCCAGCACCAACCAACTTCATGGCGCAGAAAGAGATTCACCAACCATGGATCAAGTACGGCCCTCGAGCGCAGTACCTTGAGCAGTTCGAACGTTACTGGCATGAAAACCTGGGCCAGCTTTGGCAGCGCCTACGGGACAAAGTTGCTCAACAGGAAGCAGTGCTTGACGGTGACCCCGTTACCTCTCCAGAACAAAATGGAGAAGCTGTGATGGAAGAGCTTAAAGAGCTGGATCAAGCGATAAATCCAGACGCTGGCAATGTCGCCCCAGCTAACTAA
- the kdsB gene encoding 3-deoxy-manno-octulosonate cytidylyltransferase, whose protein sequence is MKFTVVIPARYASSRLPAKPLVDIGGKPMIQWVYEQAMKSGADTVIIATDDQRIVDAANAFGGEVCMTREDHQSGTERLAEVVEKYNLATDEIIVNVQGDEPLIPPSVIRQVAENLARSEAPMSTLAVNIDHADEVFNPNAVKVVTDKDGYALYFSRATIPWDRDNFAKAPAEIHHNLKRHIGIYGYRAGFINTYINWEPSPIEHIECLEQLRVLWYGEKIHVDVAIEAPPAGVDTPEDLEVVRKLIAFQ, encoded by the coding sequence ATGAAATTCACCGTGGTGATCCCGGCGCGCTATGCGTCGAGCCGCCTACCTGCAAAGCCACTGGTTGATATTGGTGGCAAGCCGATGATCCAATGGGTTTATGAACAGGCGATGAAGTCAGGCGCGGATACAGTCATCATTGCGACGGACGATCAACGCATTGTTGATGCAGCAAATGCCTTTGGCGGTGAAGTATGCATGACACGCGAAGATCATCAGTCAGGCACTGAGCGCTTGGCGGAAGTGGTTGAGAAATACAACTTGGCTACTGATGAAATCATCGTGAATGTTCAGGGAGATGAGCCGCTGATCCCACCAAGCGTAATTCGTCAGGTGGCAGAGAACCTAGCGCGCAGCGAAGCGCCAATGTCGACACTGGCAGTGAACATCGACCATGCGGACGAAGTGTTCAATCCAAATGCGGTGAAAGTCGTCACCGATAAAGACGGTTACGCGCTGTATTTTAGCCGTGCGACGATTCCATGGGATCGCGATAATTTTGCCAAAGCTCCGGCGGAAATTCACCACAACCTTAAACGCCATATTGGTATTTATGGTTACCGAGCGGGCTTCATCAATACCTACATCAACTGGGAACCAAGCCCCATTGAGCATATTGAATGTCTGGAACAGCTTCGTGTGCTTTGGTATGGGGAGAAGATTCATGTGGATGTCGCCATTGAAGCGCCACCAGCGGGTGTTGATACCCCTGAAGATCTGGAAGTGGTGCGTAAACTGATTGCATTTCAGTAA
- a CDS encoding Trm112 family protein, with translation MDHRLLEIVACPACKGKLNYNKEKNELVCKFDRLAYPIREGIPVMLTTEAREMSSDEVKQ, from the coding sequence ATGGATCACCGACTGCTTGAAATCGTTGCTTGTCCTGCTTGTAAGGGAAAGCTCAACTACAACAAAGAAAAGAACGAGTTGGTATGTAAATTCGACCGCTTGGCTTATCCAATCCGCGAAGGTATTCCAGTCATGCTGACAACAGAAGCGCGCGAAATGTCTTCTGACGAGGTTAAACAATGA
- the lpxK gene encoding tetraacyldisaccharide 4'-kinase, whose protein sequence is MAGLVEKIWFENHPLGWIGAPLLWPLSKLFGAIAKKRRAEFLAGTNDAYRAPVPVIVVGNITVGGNGKTPVVIWLVEQLKAKGFNPGVVSRGYGGKAESYPFVVDDITNTDKAGDEPVLIYQRTKVPVAISPVRSDAVKALLPLGVDIVITDDGLQHYKLARDIEFVIVDGERRFGNQQYMPFGPLREQTDRLGSVDFVVCNGAEAEADEIAMSLKPAEFINLKTGERASADSLDAPIALAGIGNPQRFFNTLASLGVKPVHCEPFADHKAFEYAQLDALAKKGQNLLMTEKDAVKCRAFINQDPDIENWWYLPVDAAFSDTDTANILNKIMKVKDGYGSPTA, encoded by the coding sequence TTGGCGGGTTTGGTCGAAAAAATCTGGTTTGAAAACCACCCGCTAGGTTGGATTGGTGCGCCACTTTTGTGGCCGCTGAGTAAGTTGTTTGGCGCGATCGCGAAAAAACGTCGTGCTGAATTTTTAGCCGGCACTAATGATGCCTATCGAGCGCCCGTACCTGTCATTGTGGTTGGTAACATTACGGTGGGCGGCAATGGTAAAACCCCTGTGGTCATTTGGCTGGTGGAGCAATTGAAAGCCAAAGGTTTCAACCCTGGCGTGGTTTCTCGAGGCTATGGTGGTAAGGCTGAAAGTTATCCGTTTGTCGTTGACGACATTACCAACACCGACAAGGCAGGAGATGAGCCTGTTTTAATTTACCAGCGCACCAAAGTGCCTGTCGCTATTTCTCCTGTTCGCAGTGATGCCGTAAAGGCCCTGTTGCCATTAGGCGTAGATATCGTCATCACTGATGATGGTCTTCAACACTATAAACTGGCGCGTGATATTGAATTTGTCATTGTTGATGGTGAGCGTCGTTTCGGCAATCAACAATACATGCCATTTGGCCCGCTACGTGAGCAGACCGATCGCTTGGGCAGTGTGGATTTCGTTGTCTGCAACGGCGCTGAAGCAGAAGCGGATGAAATCGCGATGTCGTTGAAACCTGCTGAGTTCATCAACCTGAAAACGGGCGAACGTGCTTCTGCTGATTCTCTTGACGCCCCTATTGCCTTGGCAGGAATCGGGAACCCACAGCGCTTTTTTAACACCTTGGCCTCTCTTGGTGTTAAGCCTGTGCACTGCGAGCCTTTTGCTGACCACAAAGCATTCGAATATGCCCAATTGGACGCATTGGCGAAGAAAGGCCAGAATTTGCTGATGACGGAAAAAGACGCAGTGAAATGCCGCGCCTTTATCAACCAGGACCCAGACATTGAAAATTGGTGGTATCTGCCTGTTGATGCTGCATTCAGCGACACAGATACGGCCAACATTTTGAACAAAATCATGAAAGTGAAGGATGGATATGGATCACCGACTGCTTGA
- the msbA gene encoding lipid A ABC transporter ATP-binding protein/permease MsbA — protein MSSNYQDKTTWETFKQLWPYIANYKAGLVVAIIALIVNAAGDTLMVSMLKPLLDEGFTYDAVESDFLKWMPLYLVGLMLIRGVSSFVSAYCISWVSGKVVMTMRRRMFNHFMKMPVSFFDKESSGALLSRITYDSEQVANATSGALVSLVREGASIIGLMILMFYNSWQLSAILLVIAPIVAIAIRIVSKRFRKISSNMQEAMGSVTSSAEQMLKGHKVVLSFGGQEVEKARFEDVSNRMRQQTMKLVSAQAIANPVIQLIASFALVAVLVLANTDAIRSELSAGTFAVVFAAMFGLMRPLKALTNVTSQFQRGMAACNSLFELMELETEKDNGQHVAERVKGDVKVNDVVFTYPTKDAPALDRVTFDLPAGQTLALVGRSGSGKSTIANLLTRFYDIDSGDITIDGVKIEDYTLSNLRDHVAIVSQNVHLFNDTIANNIAYAAENEYTREEIERAADLAYASDFIRDMDSGFDTIIGENGVSLSGGQRQRIAIARALLRNAPVLILDEATSALDTESERAIQAALDELQKDRTVLVIAHRLSTIENADQILVVDEGEIVERGTHADLLAKDGAYAQLHRIQFGE, from the coding sequence ATGTCATCAAACTACCAAGACAAAACGACCTGGGAAACCTTTAAGCAGCTGTGGCCATACATCGCTAACTACAAAGCGGGCTTGGTGGTAGCCATTATCGCGCTGATTGTTAATGCTGCTGGTGACACCCTTATGGTTTCTATGCTTAAGCCTCTGCTTGATGAAGGTTTTACTTACGACGCTGTCGAAAGCGATTTCCTGAAATGGATGCCGCTTTATCTCGTTGGCTTAATGTTGATTCGAGGTGTGTCGAGTTTCGTTTCTGCGTACTGTATCTCCTGGGTATCAGGTAAAGTCGTGATGACGATGCGTCGCCGCATGTTTAACCATTTCATGAAGATGCCAGTCAGTTTTTTTGATAAAGAATCTTCCGGTGCGCTTCTTTCCCGTATTACCTACGACTCAGAACAGGTTGCCAACGCGACCAGTGGTGCTTTGGTCAGCCTAGTCCGTGAAGGTGCGTCAATCATTGGTCTGATGATTCTGATGTTCTATAACAGCTGGCAGCTCTCTGCGATTCTTTTGGTGATCGCGCCAATTGTTGCTATTGCGATTCGTATCGTTTCCAAGCGTTTTCGTAAAATCTCTTCCAACATGCAGGAAGCCATGGGTTCGGTTACCTCATCTGCAGAGCAAATGCTGAAAGGCCACAAAGTGGTATTGAGCTTCGGTGGTCAGGAAGTTGAAAAGGCGCGTTTTGAAGACGTATCTAACCGCATGCGTCAGCAAACCATGAAACTGGTATCTGCTCAGGCGATCGCTAACCCAGTGATTCAGTTAATTGCGTCTTTTGCTCTGGTCGCTGTGCTTGTTTTGGCAAACACAGATGCTATCCGCAGTGAGTTGAGCGCTGGTACTTTTGCTGTCGTATTTGCTGCCATGTTCGGCTTGATGCGTCCTCTGAAAGCATTAACTAACGTGACCTCACAATTCCAGCGCGGTATGGCTGCGTGTAATAGCTTGTTCGAGCTGATGGAACTGGAAACAGAGAAAGACAACGGCCAACACGTTGCTGAGCGCGTAAAAGGTGATGTTAAGGTCAACGATGTTGTCTTCACTTACCCAACCAAAGATGCGCCAGCGCTTGACCGCGTTACCTTCGATTTGCCTGCAGGGCAGACGTTGGCACTGGTGGGCCGCTCTGGTTCTGGTAAGAGTACCATTGCTAACCTGTTGACCCGTTTCTATGACATCGACAGCGGTGATATCACCATTGATGGCGTAAAAATCGAAGATTACACCCTAAGTAATCTGCGTGATCACGTTGCCATCGTTTCTCAGAATGTTCACCTGTTTAACGATACCATCGCCAACAACATTGCTTACGCGGCTGAGAACGAATACACCCGCGAAGAGATTGAGCGAGCAGCAGATTTGGCTTATGCCTCCGACTTTATCCGCGATATGGATAGTGGTTTCGACACAATCATTGGTGAGAACGGTGTGAGCCTTTCTGGTGGTCAGCGCCAACGTATCGCTATTGCCCGCGCTTTGCTGCGTAATGCGCCAGTGCTGATTCTCGATGAGGCAACTTCTGCGTTGGATACAGAGTCAGAGCGTGCTATTCAGGCAGCGTTGGATGAGCTACAAAAAGACCGCACTGTGCTGGTGATTGCGCACCGACTGTCGACCATTGAAAACGCTGATCAAATTCTGGTTGTCGATGAAGGTGAGATTGTTGAGCGTGGCACTCACGCCGACTTGCTAGCCAAAGATGGTGCATACGCACAGCTTCATCGTATCCAGTTTGGAGAATAA